Proteins encoded in a region of the Diabrotica undecimpunctata isolate CICGRU chromosome 10, icDiaUnde3, whole genome shotgun sequence genome:
- the LOC140451696 gene encoding uncharacterized protein, which translates to MGIIFNNEWKEHLVRVTRRSYRIMSVQLNKGNTNGNIICAYGIQAGCEEQEKEEFRSALDCEMFEISVNEKCFIGGDLNGHIGRERAGIERLYGGLGMGIRNSEGNSVIDFVVAWNLAVINTFLIKTEDQYVIYSRGGKENLIDFMLCRRNQLK; encoded by the coding sequence TTTAACAACGAGTGGAAGGAACATCTTGTTAGGGTAACCAGAAGAAGTTACAGAATAATGAGTGTCCAACTGAATAAAGGCAATACTAACGGGAACATCATATGTGCCTACGGTATACAGGCAGGGTGCGAAGAACAGGAAAAGGAAGAATTTAGGAGTGCCCTTGATTGTGAAATGTTTGAGATTTCTGTAAAtgaaaagtgttttattggagGTGATTTGAATGGACATATTGGTAGAGAAAGAGCAGGAATAGAAAGACTTTACGGAGGTTTGGGGATGGGAATAAGAAATAGTGAAGGAAATAGTGTTATTGACTTTGTAGTGGCATGGAATTTGGCTGTCATTAATACATTCTTAATTAAGACTGAAGACCAGTATGTTATCTATAGTAGAGGAGGAAAAGAAAATCTGATAGATTTTATGCTGTGTAGAAGAAATCAGCTAAAATAG